GTCGCGCTATTACAAATAATAGGCATGTGTGTCATTGGGGTAGGAATTCTTATCCTGCTTTTTATTAAGGGAATGTTCCTTCGGGTTTTAGGTTTTGTCGCGATGGTGTTGGGAGTCTTTAGTTTAATTGCCTTGAGCGTTCCGCAAATGGCCTCCTTGCCTCCTGCTGTAGAAACCTTCGATCTTGCCAGCGTTAAAAGCCCGGATGATTTGGCTTCAATTGGGCAGAAAATATTTTTTAGTAAAGGACAATGTGCCTTGTGCCATTCAATCGGGCCAAGTGAGTCTGCCCGGTGCCCAGATTTAAATGGTATTGGAGCAAAACTGTCTCCGGAATTTATCTATGAAAGTTTAACTCAGCCTCAAGCCTATATTTATTTGGACTTCAGGCATGATGGTGTTCCAAAAGAATATCCGGCACAGATGCCCCATATCGACAAGGATCCTATCGGATTAAGTAAGCAGGAAATTTATTCGGTCATTGCTTTCCTCCAAAAAATGAGTGGTGAACCAATCAGTATCAAAGTTGAGGACATTATGGAAACCGAGCAAAAATCGGATGATTCGTTAAAGGTCGCTTCGGTCTCTTCACCACTGAAATCGCAAATGGAAAATTCGGCGGATCGCTAAAGGGAATAGCCAGGTTGAGGAGAACATCATGAAAGGCCCTATTACTAGTGGAGCAATCGTTCTTGCTGGTGTGTTTATATTTTTAAAGTTTTTACTTCCGTTATTTACGGCACCACTTCCAGCAAGTTTAATTTACCTGTATTTGGCCTTAGCCCTGAGCGGCATTATGATTTATGGGACCATGAGTGGCCCATCCTTGGAGGCGATGATGGGCCCGGTCTTCCGTTTTTTATCTGGTCAAGGCCAATCAGGAATAGGCCATATGGCAAGATTGGCAGTGTTGGTAATGTTCCCGCTTCTGGTGGGGTGGCAGACGTACTCCAGTTTGGCTCCGAGCGACCTGCCGCCTGCGGAAAATAGAACCATTCATCCTGCACCTCCTGGGGAGTTTGTTGGTTTGTCAAATCCTTATCCAAAAACTCCCGAAAACATTATGATGGGTAAAGGCCTGTATGCAGCCTACTGCTCACCTTGCCACGGAGCTAATTTTGATGGAAAGGGCACAGCAGCTCCTGGGTTTAATCCTCCTCCAGCTGATTTTACTGATCCTGGGACCATTGCCCAGTTACAAGAGGCCTATTTGTTCTGGAGGATTAAAAAAGGTGGAGTAGGATTACCTGTGGAAGGAATGCCTTGGAAGTCAGCTATGCCAAGATGGGAAGAGGAATTGCCGGAAGAATTTATATGGAAAATTATAATGGGTGAATATGACGGAGCCCATCAATCCCCACGGACGTGGGAAGAAGAAGAGTAAGCATAACCCAATCATGTTGTGGATAAATGAGTGGAGAATATGACATGTCGAACGGACTAAGAAGCCTAGGTGCCATATCCATTATTGGGCTGTTCGGAGTCCTGGGGTTTACGGAAACATTTGCTAGCGAACCGCCGGCTTCCGATGAACTCGGGAGTGTTTCGGTTCGAATGTATCAATTAGAAGGCAGCTTACCAACCGCTGACCCTAATTCTTCACAATGGGATTCAGTGCCTGGTTCTGAATTTAATCTGGCGCCACAGGTGCATTGGCCTCCCCGAATTCAGGAAGTAACCGTTAAATCAGTCAAGGCTAAAGGGGTTCATAATGGGCAAGAACTGGCTATTTTAGTGGAATACGATGATCCCACAGAAGATCCGGGGGACGCCGCTGCACTTGAATTTATGGTTGGAGACAAGCCAGCCCATTTTGCCCATGGTCAGGAAATGCTGCAGGTTGAAGGTGGACCGGTAAACATTTGGTTTTGGAAAAAGGAAAGTGGCCAAGCTGTTGATATGAGTGCGAAGGGGTTTAAGACCTTGGAAACTCAACCTCACCAGGATGTTCAGGCAACAGGGGTTTGGCAAAATGGGACATGGAAAGTGGTCTTTACCCGATTGTTAAAAACTGAGGACGAGCAGGATGTTCAAATAGAACCTGGCGAATGGAGAAATGTGGCCTTTGCTTTTTGGGATGGGGCCATTGTGGATGGTCTTGTAAAGGAAAAAGGTGGACAGAAAGCCGTTTCTACTTGGTGGTATATTCGGGCTGAACCGAGTGCAGATAATTCCATTTTTGGTTGGGTTATATTGGGCTTAGCCCTCGCAGCGGCCTTCGAACTGGTGATTGTAAGGAAACTGAGAAAGGGGCAATCAGTATGAAACTGATAGCGGGAGGCGGTCGTGATATAACAGTCATCGGTTTGGCCGTTGTCGGATTTACCTTCACGCTATTCTCTGGATGCGCAATTTTTGAGGATGAAAAAACCTCTAAGGGCCGAAAGCTCTATAACCATTATTGTAGTCATTGTCATGGGGAAACCGGACAACAAGGGGAAGGCTTTAATTGGGAGCGCATGTCGGACCCCAGACCTAAAAATCTCGCATCCAATGCCGAAATGTCCACCTTTAGTGATGAAGAGATTTTCCACACTATTTATCGGGACATGAAAGATACGACCGATCCCAAAGTATTAGATGACGAGGACTACTTTGCCGTCCCTACCATGCCGACATTTAAGTACACCTTATCGGAGGAAGAAATCTGGTCTATTGTGGGTTATGTTCGGACCCTTCATGGTATGTCGTTGAGCTATGATTTTGAAGCCAGGAAAAAAGAATTAGATGAGGCATTCCAGGCGGCACAGCAAGAGATGGAAACGGCAAAAGCGTCTTTTGAGGCCGCAACCGAGAAAGCGGAGGCCGCTCAAGCTGCTTATGAAGAAACGCTGACAGATGAGCAGCTTGAGAATTACGAACCGGAAGAAGTCACGATTCCGGAAGAGGAAGCGTTCCTGGCAGCGAATGAGAAATATGAAAACGCTAAAGCCTCTGTTGATAACTTTTTAAAGCGTCCTAAAAAGGCTCAGGTCTCTCGACCGGATCTCTCCTTACCTGAAGAGGAACGTGCCGTCCAAGCTAATCTGGGAAAACAGTTATATAATGACAAATACGGATGTCAGGGATGTCATAGCCTCAATGATGAAGGTGGGCTGGTTGGTCCTGCATTAGATCGAGCAGGATTTCGCCTCAATCCTACATGGGTCTATCGGTGGATTCTGTATCCTCAAGCCATGAAAAAACATACCAGGATGCCAAATTTAGGGATTTCAGACCAAGATGCCAAGGCAATCACGTATTATTTAGGGACACTCCAGGCCCCAAAACCAGAAAATCCAGTTCCCCTCTCAGAATAAAAACAAAACGGTCCTTCTTTCCACGAGACGCGTGCCTTTAGGCTTGCATTAGCCAAAAAAGGTGTTCACCTACCATTTATCCATGCTAAGGACCTGGTTTGAATCTGGTGGTTCTAAGGAATTGTGGGAATGCTTTTGATAAACAGGCTAGGATTAAAAATAAAAAAAGCCTATGAGTGGCTGGAATTCTCCTGAGTGATTGGCCGATTAAAATAAAACTAATCGGTTTGTTTGTAGTCCTTACTTATTTTGTATATTTATGGATGCCCCATCCATATTCCTCCTAAAATAAGAACCCCAATCCAGACATGTTGTTTGAATAAAAAGAAGGCTTTTTCCCCTGAAATATTTGAGCGGAGAAGAAGAACTTGATAGCCTAATAAACCAGCTACTCCCATTAAGGTCATAGAATATTCAATGCCAAGATGATTGATGTTGGCGACCAGAGACAGACATGCCAGCATGATCAACCCCGCAATGCCCACCCCAAGCCAGGTGTAGGATCCAAAGAGAATGGCGGTGGATTTGACTCCAATCCTTTGGTCATCATCCCTGTCCTGTATGGCGTAAATCGTATCGTAGGCCATGGCCCAACACACCGTTGCTGCGAAAAGGATCCAAGCCGACAGGTCCAATTCGTTTCGAACAGCGGCCCACGCCATGATGCCACCCCACCCAAATGCTAATCCCAAAACAAGTTGGGGGATATGGATGAAACGCTTGCAGAAAGGATAAATCCCAGCAAGCAGCAATGCCACAGGACTCAGCAAAAGTGTTAGAGGATTCAAGAGCCATAACAAAATGGCGGCTAACCCAAGCAAAACTGCCAGAAGTGCTAAGCCTTGGGAAGGCGTTAATTGGCCAGAAGCAAGGGGACGATGCCGTGTTCGTTGAACTTCCCGATCAAATGACCGGTCAGCCAGGTCATTCATAATCACCCCTGCACTTCGCATGAGAAATGATCCAAAAATGAACACCAAAAGGAGCTTAAGACCGGGCCAACCCTCGGAAGCAAGAAACAGAGACCAAAGGGTGGGGAAGAGTAAAAGCAGAGTCCCTGTTTGATTGAACAACCGGATGAGATTCGCTAATGCAAGGAAAGGAGGCATGGACGCTATGTAGAGCTGCCTAAAACAATAAGGGACACGGATGGTAAGACATGACCATTGGAAAAGACGCCATTATCGGAACACATAAACTATGAGTTTTGAGTCATGCGAATGTGAATATTATTGCTCAGGAAGCCCCCCCAATGTTACTTCACCATAAATCGTGCGATACAGAGGATTCGATCCGGTTCATTCGAAGGAGCAACCACGATCATCCATTCCCCGGTGTGTAAATCCGGACGTAGTGATTTCATGCTCCACATGCGATAGCCTGGAGAAGGTTGAATGGGGATGTTCACTTCTGAAATTTTGGTCCAAGTTCCATCGGTTTTGTGATGCCAGCTGTGACGAATTTTTCCTTTTGTGGTTGCTTCGATTTTTGTCCAAAATATCACTTGCGAAGTTTGTGATGTTTGGATCATTGGAATTGCCGCTTGCCCATTTTTATCTTTTTCGCAATAGGCTGGAGGACGGAATATTCCCTGTGGGTTCCTCTTGTCCACTTCTTTAGATAAAACAACGGTCTTAACAAGAAAGTCAGCCTGGGCTAACAGAGGTGTTCCTGCTAGGCCGATCAAAAGCCCGATTCCCCTCAATATGTGTTTCACTCGATCAACCACCTTCAGTCCTCATTTGGATCGTGAGACAACGCCAACCTAAGAAACTAAAATATACCTGCGGTCTTGTCAATGGAGAAGGTGAAGGGAGGGCATAAGTGCGGAACCTACTTATTCCTCAGCAAATTCCCTCCACTTTTTGATAAGACCCACGACCTTTTGAAGTTGACGTTACTAAGCGACGAAAGGTATAAACGACCACAAGGTAGCCTACCAAACTCGTTCTCCAGTAAAGGCGGTCCTTCGCTGTTTGATTCCTTCCAATGTGAGCCGGCGTAGCTCAGTGGTAGAGCAGCTGATTCGTAATCAGCAGGTCGGTGGTTCAATCCCACTCGCCGGCTCCAGTCAATATCCAATCGGACAAGTTTTTAAAGTAATAGCCCGGAAGGATTCCGGTTATTTTCTTTCACAGCGAATGTTGGAAATTTGATCTGAAAAAATGGAGCTTGTGTGGCATCGGTATGTGTATTTGGGTT
The sequence above is a segment of the Nitrospira sp. MA-1 genome. Coding sequences within it:
- a CDS encoding cytochrome c; this encodes MVLGVFSLIALSVPQMASLPPAVETFDLASVKSPDDLASIGQKIFFSKGQCALCHSIGPSESARCPDLNGIGAKLSPEFIYESLTQPQAYIYLDFRHDGVPKEYPAQMPHIDKDPIGLSKQEIYSVIAFLQKMSGEPISIKVEDIMETEQKSDDSLKVASVSSPLKSQMENSADR
- a CDS encoding cytochrome c — its product is MKGPITSGAIVLAGVFIFLKFLLPLFTAPLPASLIYLYLALALSGIMIYGTMSGPSLEAMMGPVFRFLSGQGQSGIGHMARLAVLVMFPLLVGWQTYSSLAPSDLPPAENRTIHPAPPGEFVGLSNPYPKTPENIMMGKGLYAAYCSPCHGANFDGKGTAAPGFNPPPADFTDPGTIAQLQEAYLFWRIKKGGVGLPVEGMPWKSAMPRWEEELPEEFIWKIIMGEYDGAHQSPRTWEEEE
- a CDS encoding ethylbenzene dehydrogenase-related protein; the protein is MSNGLRSLGAISIIGLFGVLGFTETFASEPPASDELGSVSVRMYQLEGSLPTADPNSSQWDSVPGSEFNLAPQVHWPPRIQEVTVKSVKAKGVHNGQELAILVEYDDPTEDPGDAAALEFMVGDKPAHFAHGQEMLQVEGGPVNIWFWKKESGQAVDMSAKGFKTLETQPHQDVQATGVWQNGTWKVVFTRLLKTEDEQDVQIEPGEWRNVAFAFWDGAIVDGLVKEKGGQKAVSTWWYIRAEPSADNSIFGWVILGLALAAAFELVIVRKLRKGQSV
- a CDS encoding c-type cytochrome; the protein is MKLIAGGGRDITVIGLAVVGFTFTLFSGCAIFEDEKTSKGRKLYNHYCSHCHGETGQQGEGFNWERMSDPRPKNLASNAEMSTFSDEEIFHTIYRDMKDTTDPKVLDDEDYFAVPTMPTFKYTLSEEEIWSIVGYVRTLHGMSLSYDFEARKKELDEAFQAAQQEMETAKASFEAATEKAEAAQAAYEETLTDEQLENYEPEEVTIPEEEAFLAANEKYENAKASVDNFLKRPKKAQVSRPDLSLPEEERAVQANLGKQLYNDKYGCQGCHSLNDEGGLVGPALDRAGFRLNPTWVYRWILYPQAMKKHTRMPNLGISDQDAKAITYYLGTLQAPKPENPVPLSE
- the ubiA gene encoding 4-hydroxybenzoate octaprenyltransferase — its product is MPPFLALANLIRLFNQTGTLLLLFPTLWSLFLASEGWPGLKLLLVFIFGSFLMRSAGVIMNDLADRSFDREVQRTRHRPLASGQLTPSQGLALLAVLLGLAAILLWLLNPLTLLLSPVALLLAGIYPFCKRFIHIPQLVLGLAFGWGGIMAWAAVRNELDLSAWILFAATVCWAMAYDTIYAIQDRDDDQRIGVKSTAILFGSYTWLGVGIAGLIMLACLSLVANINHLGIEYSMTLMGVAGLLGYQVLLLRSNISGEKAFFLFKQHVWIGVLILGGIWMGHP
- a CDS encoding DUF2914 domain-containing protein; translated protein: MKHILRGIGLLIGLAGTPLLAQADFLVKTVVLSKEVDKRNPQGIFRPPAYCEKDKNGQAAIPMIQTSQTSQVIFWTKIEATTKGKIRHSWHHKTDGTWTKISEVNIPIQPSPGYRMWSMKSLRPDLHTGEWMIVVAPSNEPDRILCIARFMVK